Within the Candidatus Babeliaceae bacterium genome, the region AATGCGCGAGTTTATTTACTTTTCCCGCGCCAAGTAAAAGTAACAGATCACCTTCATGCATCACCGCATCTACATTGTTTTTAATAGAGACAAACGCGTCTTCTAATGGTTCATATGAGACGGTGCACGTTGGATTGCATGATCGTAGTTCTTCTACCAAGCGTTGACTGGTTATCGTATCTATAGGAGATTCGCTCGCGGCGTAAATATCGGTAATAATTAAATGATCGATAGAGCTTGTAGCGAATACCTGCAAAAAGTCTTTCCATAAAGCCTGTGTACGCGTGTAACGATGTGGCTGAAAAACAACAATTAATTTATTATGTGCTTTTTTGCGGGCGACCAGCAGCGTATTATAAATTTCGGTCGGATGATGCCCATAGTCATCAAAAATTTCCGCGCCGTGATACGATGTTCCCTTGTGACTAAAACGTCTCTCTATGCCCTTAAAATTGGCCAATGCATGCGCAATTTCATTAAACGGTATTCCAATATCACGCGTTATTGCAAGAGCGGCAAGCGCATTAAGAATATTGTGTTTGCCAGGCATGGCGAGCGTAATAGTACCCAATGCTTGGTTGTTGTTTTTTAACCATACAGAAAACGTAGAATAATCTTTTTCTAACACTATATCTGTGGCATATATATCGGCAGCGGGGTTAAGGCCGTAGCTGACGGTTTTTATGTGGGGTAGGGGTAGAATTTTTTGTAAATTACTGTCGTCGTAACAGACAATGGCTTTGCCATAGAATGGGATATTACTCAAAAAGTGTAAAAAGGCTTTTTGTATATCAGCTAAATCTGTATATACATCAAGATGTTCTAAATCTATGTTGGTGACGACTGCCAGCGTTGGATACAAATGTAAAAAAGATTTATCGCTTTCATCAGCCTCTGCAACCAAAAAGTCACCTTTACCAAAACGCGCATTGGTAGAAATATTTTTTAAGTGCCCGCCGATAATGACTGTTGGATCTTTGTGCGCTTCGATAAGAATATGAGAAATTAATGACGTGGTGGTGGTTTTTCCATGTGCTCCGGCTATGGCGATACTGTACTTGGTGCGCATAAGCTCTGCCAGCATGAGCGCACGCGAAATGGTAGGTATTCCCCGCTGCTGTGCAGCTACAATTTCTGGGTCGTGTGGTTTTATAGCGGATGAGTAGACAAGAATATTAATCGAGGCATCATGGCAATGTGCCGTATTATTCCCTTTATAAATCTGGCACCCCAACGCACGCAAATTTTCGATACTTTTTTGCTCCAAATCTAGATCACATCCGGAGATTGTATAACCTTGATAATGCAGAATGGTCGCAATGCCGCTCATGCCGATACCACCAATGCCTATAAAATGAATATGCGCTTTTTTATTGTACATGTGAAAAACCTTTTATTGTTACGCGTATTCTTGATAGTGTACCCAAAAAATAAATATCGCCTAATAATTTCTTACTAGGCGACCAACTGTACTATTAAATTGGTCGCGCAATTCTATTTTTTCATATTTTACGGTAATTCAATTCTGTCCAAAGCATCCGCGAACGCTTCTTGAGGCTCCATCGTTACTGTAGTATTATTTTGTTCCTGCTTACCGAATAATTTCTCACACTCAGCAAATTTCTGAGGATCGATCTTCGCAACTTTATTCTTCTTTTTATATGCTAACATTTTAGTATAAAGAGCATGCTTCTCAATTAAATCATTATAACCGTCGCTGTTAAGTAACTTTTCATAATCTCTTTGCACTCGCTCACTAGCTTTATATTCTGTATGAATTGGCAGTGTTTTTATATCAACAAACGTACCATCATATCTAATAAAATCTTGTCGCGGTCTTACATCAAGAGACGTCTCAGGAACAACAGACAAGAACACTTGTTCTTCTGGAGAAAACACCTTATCAATTATATTAAGATTAAAGTGTGAATTTTGTGAATAATGAACAGGATATACTCTCTCTAATGCATCTACTATTTTTCCCATGTGTTCTACAGAATTTATTAATTCACTATGACCTGGGTGCTGCTCATTTATAGTTATATTAAGACATGCAACAATTTGACCTGCAGCAGTCGGCTTAAGTTTCTTTTTCTTTGTGACAGAGGAAATTGAAGATAAGGCAATATCTGTAGCTTTTAATGTTGCTCCTATTGCGATAAACTTCATCCCTCTAGCTCCACCATCTATAATATTGCGAAAAAGATCTTGCGCAAAATATGGCCTTAAGTCTGGTGATAAGTTTGACGCTGCTAGTAATCCATAAGCTAAACCGCCTGTCGCTAATCCTACTGTAATTTTAGCACCAGTTATCGTTTTATTGGAAAGAGTACTCAATTCTCCCTTGAATTTTTTAGCGCTAAATTGCGCTCCGTTTACTACAAGATCGCCCTTAGAATGAACATAAACAACTTTCTTAGCCCCTATGGGCTTAAATTGATCTTGTATGCTTCTTACCGGATATCCCAAAAATATCACCATTTCTGCAGTAATTTTTTGTAGCGCATGAGAAACACTAGTACATCCGTGACTGTGAGCTATAATATATATTTTCGCTCCTCTATATCTAGGAACACCCTTAATATATGCAGCTAAAGCTTTTCCAGCAGTCATTCTGGCTTCATCACTATTAAAACCGGACCAAGAAAATGGTAATAATTCTAACGGGGTTCCATTGGCATTTGCGAGAAACTCGGCAAATCGTTTTATGTGCTCAAAATTATTCGTGAATACAGGACCACTTTTAAACTTTGATCGCGGTTTCGCTTCAGCCTCTTTCTTTTCCTGTTCTGTATATTTTCTAAAAGCATCAGTTTGGCGCCCCCAGGTACCATGAACAATAGGAAGTAAAATAAGCTCATCAGGGTTGGTACACCCTGGCGGGATAAACAATTCAGCTGGTCCTACTTTGATTTCATCTTCCTGCTTAACCCTAGGTTTTTCTATGCCAAAATGTGAATTAGGAGCTGCATAATCAACTTTAATCTCTTTAATATCTAACCCTATACTTTTAGGATCTGTTACTTCCTGCTTTTTCCATGGTCCATGATCATTTGAATTATTATTTGAATTAGTTATACCCTCTTCCATGCTTTTAATATTATTTGAAATCATTAAAACTGTAAAAAGAGCGCTCTTTATTAGAAAATCCACGTTAATATCCATTATTATGTTAATTGTTATTTTAATTTTTCATCTATCGCATCATCAATGCTGCATCTATCTTTATAATCATCAGCAGCTAGACCTTGAACTTTAAACCAGGACCATGTAGCCACAGAACCTGTAGCCACTAAAATTGTAGGAGTAAAGGCCTTTGCTAAATTTATATCATCCATAAAAGTCGATGCAATTCCAACTCCTATAGCATTTGTAACCGCTGTAACTGTAGTTGCAATACTGCATCCAACAAGTATCCAAAATATGTCTTGACTCAATTCACCTTGACATGGATATATTTTTCCAGCCCAAGAAGGTTCGGTTTTAGCCCATACATCCCTAAGTCTTTTCCGTTCATTTGCATCAAATTTATCAACAATCTCTTTTTGATTGGTAATAATATCTGTAACAAGGGTTGCGTTAGTTGCTTTGAGGGCGCCTTCTAGCTGGCTTAATATAACAAGTTTATCAGTTGTAGCTGGCTTGTTATGCTTTTGTCGAGAAAATGCTTGACCAGTATAAATAGGCATGCTTGAAATAAGACAAAGGCAGAAGATTATACTGTTTTTTTGTGAAAACATAAGTTGTCCTTTGGAAATTTAAAATTTAATACTTTGAAAGTATATATTAGAAGCGCTTGTTTGAAAAGTGAAATATATCGACGTATTTTTAATTATAAGTGCAGGTTGAAATGTTGGTGTGGGTGATAGTTTGGTGAAAAGTGCGTTGACAAAAATGTGTGAAAGAGGGATAATAAGAAGATATTCTATTACTTTTCTACTTGGTCATGATCATGTCAAAAAACAACGGTACGTTAACAGCTTTGCGGGCGAAGACTTTAATAGTTGGAATACATTCTCCCAATAACTATACGAGCAATATTCAGTCTTACTTTGAAGAATTTAAAAATTTGGTCAGTTCCAATGGGATTGTTCCTGAGGCGGAGCTTTTTATCAAGCTCAGGTCTATTGACCCTGCCCATTTTGTTACCAAAGGTAAGCTAGAAGAAATCCAAAAAATATGTACCGAAAAGAAAATTGAAGAAGTCGTTTTTTCTGAACCGCTGTCTGCTCAACAAGAACGTAATTTGAGTGAAGTTCTTCAAGCGCGTGTTTTTGACCGCACCCAATTGATTTTAGAAATTTTTGAAAAAGGCGCGCAGTCGGCCGAAGGTAAAACTCAGGTTGGTTTGGCGATGCTCCAGCACCAAAAAGCTCGGTTAGCCGGTCGTGGTATTTCTATGTCTCAACAGGCGGGAAGTATCGGTACGCGCGGTCCTGGTGAAACGCAAAAAGAGAAAGAAACGCAGCATCTTGAACACTTGATGGTCAAGTTACGCCGCGACCTTGATAAATTGGCTGCTGTCCGCATGACACAACGCAAAAAAAGACTTTCAAGTTCATTGCCGCTCATATGTTTGATCGGGTACACCAATGCTGGCAAATCAACCATTCTTAATGCATTAACGCATGCTCAGGTAAGTGCTGCAAACAGATTGTTTGAAACACTTGATACAACAACGCGTGAGTTATTTGTTGGCGGTAAAAAAATTGCGCTTCTTTCTGACACGGTTGGCTTTATACAACAATTACCCCACACCTTGATAGAAGCATTTAAATCGACCCTCTCTGAATTAACATATGCACATCTTTTGTTATTAGTTATTGATAGCGCTGATGCTGATTGGGAATTGCATATTAAAGTAGTGTATTCGGTGCTTTCTGAATTGAATGTTGATAAGCCGGTCGTATATGTTTTTAATAAAATTGATATGGTTGCGGATCGCGAAGCTTTTGAGCGCGCGGTGCAAAAATACAATCCCCATGTACTGATATCTGCCAACAGCGAGCAGGGTATCGAACCGCTTGTTACGTTCCTCCAAAATTGGAAATTTTCCGCATAAACTCTTGCCTTTTTTCTACGTTATTTTTTACATTCACGATATCTTGTCAGTATCGTTTTTGTGAAGGAGTGCGGATATGAAGTCGTTTAACTATTGTCGCTTTATAACTATATGTGCGGTAATATGCTCATTTGGCATTGGTGCTGTTGAGCATGCATCAAAATTATCGAGTTATTCTCCAGAAGATTTGTATATGCTGGGTAAAAATAAGCGCATGCAGGGTGATTATAAAAGAGCGTTGCCCTATTTTAGAGCTGCGTTTGCCCGAGATCCTCAACATAGACAGGCTCACATAGAGCTTGCAACATCATATCTAGCGTGCGAAAATTTTGTGCGCGGTTTTGATTTATTACATTCTTATGTTTCTTCTTCTTTGCCGGCAGATAAGTTGTGGCGCGGTGAAAACTTAGATGGAAAAAGTATTGCGGTATACGCATCGCATTGGGGTATTGGCGATGATATTATGTTTTCCCGTTACTTACGTTGTTTAAAAGAAGCGGGTGCTCATGTTACTCTTGTCGTGCCTGAAAAATTACAAAGACTTTTTACGTTCAATCTTCATGTTGATAGTATACATGTTGAAAATTTAACGGTTTCTATTCAAGCCGATGAAATTTATTTTGATGGAACAAGCTTATTGTGCCGCAATGCCGTTGATGGGTTTGATTATCATGCGCATATTATGAGCTTGCCAAAATTATGCAAAGTTCGTAAGGCTAATGTCCCGAGTGAGCCATATTTTGCTGTAGATAAAAAATTGTATGAAAAATACAAAAATATTTGTGCACAGGATAATAATTTTAAAGTTGGTATTTGTTGGTATGGCGCAGAGCGGCGTGATGCGCAATTGCAACAGCGCTCTATGAATTTACATGATTTGGCGCCATTATTATCGCAACCGGGCATTACTTTTTATAGCCTGCAGTATGGTAAAGCGCATGCAGCATCAAACATAATTGCCTTTGATGATTTTGATATGTCAGAAGGAGCATTTATGGATTCTATTGCTCTTATGAAAAATTTGGATCTTGTTATTACGATTGATACGTCAGTGGCGCATCTTGCAGGAGCTTTGGGCGTTGAAACATGGGTTATGCTTCCGCGTGCTGCTGACTGGCGATACGCTGCGCATGATTCTGAGTGTTTATGGTACCCAACAATGCGTTTATTTAAACAGCCGGTTGCTGGTGATTGGCAATCTGTTGTGAATGCTATAGTCGACTTGTTGCATAATAAGCAAAAGAGAAGTTTATAAGTTCGCTCACCCTGCTAAAAAGCCTGTATTTATTTGGGGAGAAAATACATGATTAAAAAAATAGTAATTATTATAATTGGCGCTGCATCAATATGCAGCGCCGAAGAACAGTATCAAGATATTTTAGTTAATAATGTTGTGGTGAGTCAGGGCGCTCGTGAATGCGCTTCGCGTTATGAAGCGCTTAAGCCACTTTTTAAAAAATATAAAAGACCATTTACTGTCCTTGATATAGGCGCATCTCAGGGGTATTTTACGTTGCGAACCGCATGGGATTTTCCTCAGGCTGTAGGGATTATGATTGAGGGTAACTATTCGTCAGATTGGCATACTTCCCAAAACTTGTTGAAAATTTGTAAAAAAAACACAGAGCTTTCTAATATTATTTTTCTAAATACCCATCTCACGGTAGAAGCTCTTGAACGACTGGCAGATTGCGAGCATTTTGATGTAGTTCTTGCATTTAATATTATTCACCATTTTGGCAAAGAGTGGGAGCGCGCTGCGCAGGCTATATTTAGGTTGGGTGATTTTACTATTGTAGAATCTCCACCATCGCATGATAAAGTGTTTGCTCAAAATCATGAAGTAAAAGCGTTAGAAGAATTTCTCGAAGATAAAAATGGCGTTGTTATCGCAAAAACCCCTCGACATACCGACCCTTCTGCGTTAGCTCTTATGAGGCTATATACAACACCTAAGAAAGAAATAAATTATAAGCACTGGTTTTATGGAGATTCTTCTGCAGTAGGTAAAATACATTATAATATTGAGAGCACGTTTGAAGAAAAAAAATTTATTAAAAAAAATGCTGAACATCGTATTGAGCGACCATGGGTTCCTGGCATTAATTTTATTACGTTTAAAACGCTCAATGGGTTATGGCCTGATAAAGAAGCTGTTGTTTCAGAATTACTAACATTTAAAAATTTAGAGCATGGCGATCTTTTGCCATGGAATGTTATTATTCGCGGTAGGCGTCTTACGGCAATAGATGATGATGAAGGTTATTTTTATAATCCATCAAAGTGCCTGTTGCAGACTATAGGCTTTTCTTTATTGTCCGCGTTTGAGGATGTGAAAAATTATATATTATATGAGTTGTATCCTCAGGTTGGCGCTATTATTCAATCGAGCTCTCAAGTAAGATCTATATTGACTCCAGTTTCTTATGGCGAGCTCATCGATAAAATTACGATTTTGGAAATTAAAAAATCAAAAACAACTGATGTTAAAAAATTAAAAAATATTGAAACAGAGCTCGCAGCGTTACTTAAAGTGCTGAATGAGCACATACAAATAACGCCAGAGGTGCAAGTAGTTATTAATGAGTTGCGATCGGTGAATTATATTTTGTGGGATGTTGAAGATCAGTTGCGTGAACGAGAAAAAATGCAGCTTTTTGATGATGAGTTTGTTCAACTTGCACGCAAAGTATATTTTACTAATGATTATAGAGCGGTGCTTAAAAGAAAATTAAATGATGTATTGGGCTCTGATATTATCGAAGAAAAAATTTATGCAGAATACGTAAAATTAATTCTTGATGAGTTTAAAAACCCAGCTTCGTGTCTTAACGCTTCGTCATGTAAAAATACCATATGCTCTGTTTTGGGTTGTGTGTTGCAGGAACAGTCTACGCACGATGTGTAAAAAGCTTTTCTTGAAATTATTAATCGATTTTGGCATAGTACATTGCGTCAAACTATAATCATCAAAAAAAGAGGTACTTATGCAATTGTTATATATACTCCTACTCTGCGTGAGCGGTGTGTTACATTCGATGGAATCAGTGTTGGATGATGTAGCGCCCGTCGCTCTTGAAGGAGCTTATTATCATTCAGATTTGCAAAATAAATTTGAAACTCACAGCTCATATTTTCTTGAACATGCAGGATTTTTGTCGAAAGAGATTCGAGACGATTTGCAAAAAATAGATCCTAAGGCTTTACAGATGTATCGGCCTATTATGTACTTGCAGGGGATGCGTAATCAAAATTCTAATGAATACAAAAAGGGAGATAATTTTCTTCAGACGACTATAAAAGAATCTGTTGAATATAAGGGAGAATCTTTAAAAGGTGAAATAACTCAAATAGATGCTTTTTTGGAGAATGCAAAAAAATTGAGTATTACGTTTAGAGTGTTGCAAGATCGTGGAACTGAAGAAGAGAGAAAGTGCATGCTTGATTTAGAGGCCGACGCGAAGGGAACATGTTTGGCCATTAATAAATTTAGTAAAGAAATTTTTGTTGGTTGTGAAGATGGCAACATACATATTTATAAGTGTGCAAATCGTCTCTTTACGTATGCGACTAAGTTGACCAAGCAGCATCAAAAAGCTCTTGTGGCTCTTAAAGTCCATTTTGGAGATGCGGGACTCATTTCTAAATCACAAGATAGCGAGATATACATTTGGAACCTTCTAAATTTAACTCCCTATCTTAAAATAGGCAAAACTGCTCACGGTAAAGATTATCTATTTGAGCGTGCAATTGTTCAGTCGCATGTATTCAAGAGTAACGTTAGTTCATTTCTTGATGCTGACGCGATATATACTATCCCTCTTTCTTGGTTGCGTGGCAACCCGGGTCTTAATCTTTCTCAACACTGTTATGCGTATCATGTAGAAAAGCTCGCTCAGTTAAAAAAGCCATGCACAACCGGTTTGGCTGGGCATATAGAGCAGGAAAATAATGCGAATAATAATATGCTGAATTCGCTGTATAACATGCCTATCATGCATACCTTTGAGCCTGAAGTAACTGCAGCATTTAAGAAGCATATCGAATTGCGGGCGGCGGAGTTGGGTTGCAAAGTTCAGGACACTACTTTTGCAAAACCCTAATTTTATTTGATCAAGCGGATAAGCTTGTATAGACTAAAGTGCATGTATCAGTTTTTTTTTACGTGCACTTTAGTTAGTTTTTTATGATAGAATCTTACAAAAATAAATTTAATATATTTTTTTCCGACAGCCTTAATAATGAACAACAGCAGGTTGTATCACAGGCCTCAGGTGTGTTGCTTGTGCACGCAGGTGCGGGCTCTGGCAAGACTCGTGTTATCACCGCGCGCATGACGCATCTTATTCTTAATGATGGTTATGATCCTGCTTCTATTATTGCCGTTACGTTTACTAATAAAGCGGCGCGAGAAATGAAAGAACGGATCGTTTCTTTTTTGCCGCATGGGAGTGCGATTCCATTTGTAGGTACGTTTCACTCGTACTGCTTACGATTATTAAAAAGTTATAATCGTTTTTTGTCGGTCCCCGATTTTTCTATTTTGGATCATGCTGATCAAGAAAAATTAATAAAAAATTTATTAACACGTTACGGCGTGCATAAAAAATTAACGCCAAAAAATGTCTTGTATGCCATATCGCAGTTAAAGAATGAAGCAGTAACTGGTGTTGTTATGCCACTTTTTGCTGACCCACTCATGAAACAGATTTTTATGGCATATGAACAAGAAAAGGCGCATTCGCACTGTTATGATTTTGACGATCTTCTTGTGGAAACAGTAAAGCTTTTTAAGACTCATCCAGATTTTAAACGTTCTTATCAACAATCTATTAAGCATGTACTTATCGATGAGTACCAAGATACTAATCAGGTACAGCACGCATTACTTAAAGAAATTGCGTTTGATCATGATAAAAAATTTGTCTTAGATTCTTTATGCGTTGTGGGCGATGAAGATCAATCGATTTATTCTTGGCGCGGAGCGACAGTCGCTAATATTATTAATTTTAAGCACGATTTTCCTCAAGCCATATCTGTAGCAATAGAACAGAATTATCGTTCAGTTCAGCCAATTTTGGATGCCGCAAACGTTGTAATTCATAATAATATGCAGCGAAAAAATAAAAAATTATGGTCCCATAAAAAAGCTCATGATCGAGTCAGGGTGTTGGCGTGTACATCGGGCTATCAAGAAGCAGAGGCTGCAGCTTTGTGTGCAAAGAGTATGCGAGCAAAAAAAATATCATTACAATCTCTGGCAATATTATATCGGTCCCATTACCAATCTCGTGCATTAGAAGAAGCGCTTATTCGCAATAGTATTCCCTATAAAATTATTGGCGGTATTCAGTTTTATGAGCGGCAAGAAATTAAAGATTTATTAGCATATATGCGTCTTGTGGTAAATCCATACGATCGCGTATCCTTGATGCGCATTATTAATGTACCGGCACGTGGGTTTGGTGAGAAATTTCAGGAGCTTTTGTTTAGTTGTTGGGATAACGAGCCATTTTTATCATTTCAGGGCGTTATTCAAAGAATGATTGAGCAACAACTTGTTACCGGTGCAAGGCTTGATGCGCTTAAAAAGTTTTCAGAAATTTTTGTAGGGCTTTCTGGCGCAGATGCTGCAACGATGGTATTGGAACGTATTATTAATAAAATAGACTATTTTTCTTATCTTAAAGATGCGCATGATCCTGAGGATGCGACTACAAAAACGGATAACGTTAAAGAATTGGTTAATGCCATTCAAGCAATGGAAGAGCGTACGCCTTCATTATCATTGAATGACTTTTTGGATGAAGTTGCTTTATTGCAAGAGCATATGGCGCAAGAAGATGTTCATGAATATGTTCGTCTGATGACGTTGCATGGGGCAAAGGGGCTTGAATTTAATACGGTTATTTTGGCGGGGCTGGAAGAGGGTATTTTGCCGAGCAGCCATTCGTTAATGAGCCCAGAGGGAATAGAAGAAGAGCGTAGATTGTTATACGTTGGCATCACGCGTGCTTGTGAGCGATTATTGATTACTCATGCGCGATATCGTTATACGTATGGATCAATGACTGATCAACGACCCTCGCGTTTCTTGGAAGAAGTAGAAGCTTCGGATTGTAAATTTAATGAGGCGTTGCAGTGGGGCTCATCTCAAATTTCTTATTATTTTGATCAGTGGTTAGCTCAAGATAATAATCGACATGATGTTGGCGTTGCATCAGTTGTTGTTGAAAGTAAAATTCCATCAAGCAATGTACAGCATGTAAGGCCTGCATGGCGTGCGGCTCAAGTGGTTAATCATGCTACGTTTGGGATAGGCGTTATTCAAAAGATTGAGCAGAAGACAGAAGGAACGGTGTTTTTGACGGTTAAATTTAGTAACGGTACAAAAAAACTTGACGCTCGTTTTGTAACAAGTGCCGGTCGTTAAAAAACGTTTTTTTGATGATCCCTCGATACTAATTTCTTCGAAATTCACTCGGAATGAGCGTGCGACGCATTTCGCTCGTGGTGAGTGCCGCCCGTAGGGAGGTGTATCGAACCATGCGAATGCGTAATTTTAATCAGCTGTTTGCATATCAAGTATTGCTTCGCTTACCACGCCAGTTATGACTGACGTTTTGACATCAATAGGTGCGGCGAGTGGTTTGTTTTCAAATAATAACATATTTTTGTCATTGATCATGGCTGGAATATCGGTGTCATGGTTGAGTATGATATCTTTGCCGATAATTTTATTATTACTGAGCTTGACGCCATCGCCAGGGACTATAAAATAACCATATTTTGTATTCAGAATTTGATAGTATTGATCTTGGATAGTAAAATTATCGTGTAAGTAGGGGCCTTGCCATTTTTTAGGGAACATGACAACCATTGGTCCGACTTCTGATCCTTCAAAAGCTCGCGTATTCAAAAAATCTATATAATTTTTTTCATGTTTAAATTTAGTAATATGGCATGTGTCATTAATGCGTTTAAAAATACTAGCAAGTTCATGAACTTGCTGCGCAATCAGTTGATCATTAATGGTCTTTTTTGTTGTAAAAAGTTGATATAGCGTAAAAATAAAAAGCCCGCATAAGACAGCAGCGCTTATGGCAGGGAATATATAAGAGTTTTTATTGCGACGACGTGTATAGTGAGTCATAATTAGCCCTATCTAAAAATAAGATTATGTATAAAAACTACTATAGCGTGTGTGATAAAGCAAATAAAAAGCTATCGATACATAGTATCGCGCTAGTAGTTTGCAAATAACGCGAGACTAACCACATTGCTCCTCTTTTTTGTTGCCAAAGCATCCATGAATGGCTTATATGGGCACAGACGATACGTTAGGTCATCTATGATTTTTTCGATTATTTTTTCTTGTTCTGCTTGAGGTGCTTTGTTAAAGAGTACTTGGATGGTATGACGATCTTCTTGAGCTTCTGTATCATTTTTCGCTTGTTCAAGATGATATAAAAATTGTGAATAGCAGGTGCATGCTTGATTAGCGTTGGGATAGTTTTGAATGTTTTTTATCTTATGTTCTAATTTTTCTTGTAACGCTTTAAAAAACGCATCGGCATTGTCATCAATACTAATAAGTGCGTTGCTTATAAAAAAACATGACGCGAGTAAAAATAATTTCTTATTCATAAATTCCTGCAATAAAAAGGGGCGGCGCAGGCCGCCCCAAAACTGTTAAATTATTTTAGGCTATTTTGGATAGCTTTTCTAGCAATGCAGCTTTATCGATAGATTTTTTTCCGGCGACCTCAGCGAATTTATTAAGAGCTGTAAATGCATCTCCTTCAGCAAGCGCTTCTCTAGCAGCTTGAGAAGTACATAAAGTTGCAATTTCTGTTATGGCCTTTTCAATCTCTATTTCTCGTTCTGCCTCAGTTTTATCATTGAGTACAAAATCTGTTTGTACAGTATGACTAATTGCTTGAAGTTCTTGGTCATTGTGAAAGTTTTTCAAATGGCGCAAATAGTTGGCGCAGCAGCCGCATGTTTCGGCGTCGTTTGAAAGTTCTTGCATTTTGCTTTCCATTTTTTCTGTCATCGCTTGAACAAAAGCATTGGCGTTGTCGTCAGCATTAAT harbors:
- the murC gene encoding UDP-N-acetylmuramate--L-alanine ligase produces the protein MYNKKAHIHFIGIGGIGMSGIATILHYQGYTISGCDLDLEQKSIENLRALGCQIYKGNNTAHCHDASINILVYSSAIKPHDPEIVAAQQRGIPTISRALMLAELMRTKYSIAIAGAHGKTTTTSLISHILIEAHKDPTVIIGGHLKNISTNARFGKGDFLVAEADESDKSFLHLYPTLAVVTNIDLEHLDVYTDLADIQKAFLHFLSNIPFYGKAIVCYDDSNLQKILPLPHIKTVSYGLNPAADIYATDIVLEKDYSTFSVWLKNNNQALGTITLAMPGKHNILNALAALAITRDIGIPFNEIAHALANFKGIERRFSHKGTSYHGAEIFDDYGHHPTEIYNTLLVARKKAHNKLIVVFQPHRYTRTQALWKDFLQVFATSSIDHLIITDIYAASESPIDTITSQRLVEELRSCNPTCTVSYEPLEDAFVSIKNNVDAVMHEGDLLLLLGAGKVNKLAHYLV
- the hflX gene encoding GTPase HflX, giving the protein MSKNNGTLTALRAKTLIVGIHSPNNYTSNIQSYFEEFKNLVSSNGIVPEAELFIKLRSIDPAHFVTKGKLEEIQKICTEKKIEEVVFSEPLSAQQERNLSEVLQARVFDRTQLILEIFEKGAQSAEGKTQVGLAMLQHQKARLAGRGISMSQQAGSIGTRGPGETQKEKETQHLEHLMVKLRRDLDKLAAVRMTQRKKRLSSSLPLICLIGYTNAGKSTILNALTHAQVSAANRLFETLDTTTRELFVGGKKIALLSDTVGFIQQLPHTLIEAFKSTLSELTYAHLLLLVIDSADADWELHIKVVYSVLSELNVDKPVVYVFNKIDMVADREAFERAVQKYNPHVLISANSEQGIEPLVTFLQNWKFSA
- a CDS encoding WD40 repeat domain-containing protein: MQLLYILLLCVSGVLHSMESVLDDVAPVALEGAYYHSDLQNKFETHSSYFLEHAGFLSKEIRDDLQKIDPKALQMYRPIMYLQGMRNQNSNEYKKGDNFLQTTIKESVEYKGESLKGEITQIDAFLENAKKLSITFRVLQDRGTEEERKCMLDLEADAKGTCLAINKFSKEIFVGCEDGNIHIYKCANRLFTYATKLTKQHQKALVALKVHFGDAGLISKSQDSEIYIWNLLNLTPYLKIGKTAHGKDYLFERAIVQSHVFKSNVSSFLDADAIYTIPLSWLRGNPGLNLSQHCYAYHVEKLAQLKKPCTTGLAGHIEQENNANNNMLNSLYNMPIMHTFEPEVTAAFKKHIELRAAELGCKVQDTTFAKP
- a CDS encoding methyltransferase domain-containing protein; translation: MIKKIVIIIIGAASICSAEEQYQDILVNNVVVSQGARECASRYEALKPLFKKYKRPFTVLDIGASQGYFTLRTAWDFPQAVGIMIEGNYSSDWHTSQNLLKICKKNTELSNIIFLNTHLTVEALERLADCEHFDVVLAFNIIHHFGKEWERAAQAIFRLGDFTIVESPPSHDKVFAQNHEVKALEEFLEDKNGVVIAKTPRHTDPSALALMRLYTTPKKEINYKHWFYGDSSAVGKIHYNIESTFEEKKFIKKNAEHRIERPWVPGINFITFKTLNGLWPDKEAVVSELLTFKNLEHGDLLPWNVIIRGRRLTAIDDDEGYFYNPSKCLLQTIGFSLLSAFEDVKNYILYELYPQVGAIIQSSSQVRSILTPVSYGELIDKITILEIKKSKTTDVKKLKNIETELAALLKVLNEHIQITPEVQVVINELRSVNYILWDVEDQLREREKMQLFDDEFVQLARKVYFTNDYRAVLKRKLNDVLGSDIIEEKIYAEYVKLILDEFKNPASCLNASSCKNTICSVLGCVLQEQSTHDV
- a CDS encoding tetratricopeptide repeat protein, whose amino-acid sequence is MKSFNYCRFITICAVICSFGIGAVEHASKLSSYSPEDLYMLGKNKRMQGDYKRALPYFRAAFARDPQHRQAHIELATSYLACENFVRGFDLLHSYVSSSLPADKLWRGENLDGKSIAVYASHWGIGDDIMFSRYLRCLKEAGAHVTLVVPEKLQRLFTFNLHVDSIHVENLTVSIQADEIYFDGTSLLCRNAVDGFDYHAHIMSLPKLCKVRKANVPSEPYFAVDKKLYEKYKNICAQDNNFKVGICWYGAERRDAQLQQRSMNLHDLAPLLSQPGITFYSLQYGKAHAASNIIAFDDFDMSEGAFMDSIALMKNLDLVITIDTSVAHLAGALGVETWVMLPRAADWRYAAHDSECLWYPTMRLFKQPVAGDWQSVVNAIVDLLHNKQKRSL